One Bacteroidota bacterium genomic window carries:
- a CDS encoding YggS family pyridoxal phosphate-dependent enzyme — MGIVGENLVKIKNELSREVVLVAVSKTKPNADIMDAYQTGHRVFGENKVQELVKKYEELPKDIEWHFIGHLQTNKVKYLAPFISMIHAVDSLKLLSTIHSEALKNNRVIPCLLQCKIAVEDTKYGMAPEDIHNLLRSESFAEIKAARIVGMMGMATFTDNLDQVKKEFSGLSALFRALKSAYFFDDKDFTVLSMGMSHDYQVALREGSNMIRIGSSIFGERNYNNSTE, encoded by the coding sequence ATGGGTATTGTAGGTGAAAACCTGGTTAAAATTAAAAATGAACTTTCTCGGGAGGTTGTTTTAGTAGCTGTTTCTAAAACCAAACCCAACGCAGATATCATGGACGCTTACCAAACAGGTCATCGGGTGTTTGGTGAGAATAAAGTGCAGGAATTGGTAAAAAAGTACGAAGAGTTGCCCAAAGACATTGAGTGGCATTTTATCGGACATCTGCAAACCAATAAGGTAAAATATCTCGCTCCATTCATAAGCATGATTCATGCAGTAGATAGTTTGAAACTATTGTCCACCATCCATTCAGAAGCCCTGAAGAATAATCGGGTTATTCCTTGCTTATTGCAATGCAAAATTGCAGTAGAAGATACCAAATATGGAATGGCTCCAGAGGATATTCATAACTTGCTCCGCTCCGAATCATTTGCTGAAATCAAAGCGGCCCGGATAGTTGGTATGATGGGTATGGCCACCTTTACCGACAATCTCGACCAGGTAAAAAAAGAATTCTCTGGGTTATCGGCTTTGTTCAGGGCATTGAAATCGGCCTATTTTTTTGACGACAAGGATTTTACTGTTTTGTCGATGGGCATGTCGCATGATTATCAGGTAGCATTGCGCGAAGGTTCGAATATGATTCGGATTGGAAGTAGTATATTTGGAGAACGTAATTATAATAATTCAACAGAATAA
- a CDS encoding HAMP domain-containing protein: MHLLTNLPLKSKFGLMFLVVFLTFTASGIISYRSIKQVQQEWDTYLDEIAIRQTRIMEIQTGFGYGGIIHNFKNYMIYGGDKNIEYYNTFSDTTKMAIDNYLQIKSLKNEERLALETINETLLHYDATFLKLVEGHANHVSVDTLNSLVQIDDGPALNALHELKTVYTELTLQRNESIKNKIVASLSILLASLAIAISIVILINLIIGNRIVKSVAFLTSNLKAIANGDIGKKNITIYTRDELGEALQAMSEMKHKLREILSMVHETSDNFVNESKHLSQTAQEIAEGAKKQADATEMVSMSVEEMNANMVMNAENAQNTEKISFEASKRIEEGNQTSEIATQSITHIANRIKIINDIAFQTNILALNAAVEAARAGDYGRGFSVVAAEVRKLAERSKLAADEIDQASKTGVEVSVKARKQLEDIVPEILKTVDLVKEISASAQEQISGAEQINSAIQQLHGITQQNASSSEEMSQRADELLIQARQLKRIVSFFKTKEEPVKKSDMKAKGNLASVKNAGQPIEASKIISDNKIELVPAAKNAAVEKELEMF, translated from the coding sequence ATGCATCTTCTGACCAACCTCCCCTTAAAGTCGAAATTCGGATTAATGTTCCTTGTTGTTTTCCTTACTTTTACAGCCAGTGGCATAATCAGTTATAGGAGTATTAAACAGGTTCAACAAGAATGGGATACTTACCTTGACGAAATAGCCATCCGGCAAACCCGCATCATGGAAATCCAAACCGGATTTGGTTATGGGGGAATTATTCACAACTTCAAGAACTATATGATTTATGGGGGCGATAAGAATATTGAGTATTACAATACCTTTTCTGACACCACCAAAATGGCCATTGACAATTATCTTCAGATTAAAAGTTTAAAGAATGAAGAAAGGTTGGCACTGGAAACAATAAATGAAACCCTGCTCCACTACGATGCTACCTTTTTGAAATTGGTGGAAGGTCATGCCAACCATGTCAGTGTTGATACTCTGAACTCACTGGTTCAGATTGACGATGGCCCGGCGCTGAATGCTTTGCATGAGTTAAAAACCGTGTATACCGAACTAACACTTCAAAGAAACGAATCGATAAAAAATAAAATCGTTGCCAGTCTGAGTATCTTGCTTGCCAGCCTTGCAATTGCCATCAGTATCGTTATACTCATTAACCTGATAATTGGTAACCGTATTGTAAAATCGGTGGCATTTTTAACTTCAAACCTTAAAGCCATCGCAAATGGTGATATAGGAAAGAAGAATATTACTATTTATACCCGCGATGAGTTAGGCGAAGCTTTGCAGGCTATGAGCGAAATGAAACATAAGCTTCGGGAAATATTAAGCATGGTGCATGAAACATCCGATAATTTTGTGAATGAAAGCAAGCACCTGAGCCAGACTGCCCAGGAAATTGCCGAAGGCGCAAAAAAACAAGCCGATGCCACCGAAATGGTTTCGATGTCGGTAGAAGAAATGAATGCCAACATGGTAATGAATGCGGAAAATGCCCAGAACACAGAAAAGATTTCTTTCGAAGCTTCGAAAAGGATTGAGGAAGGCAATCAGACATCGGAAATTGCAACCCAATCGATCACTCACATTGCAAATCGGATTAAGATAATTAACGACATTGCCTTTCAAACGAATATTCTGGCACTTAATGCAGCGGTAGAAGCAGCCCGAGCCGGAGATTACGGTAGAGGATTTTCAGTAGTGGCCGCTGAAGTGCGCAAGCTGGCTGAGCGCAGCAAACTTGCTGCAGACGAAATTGACCAGGCTTCGAAAACTGGCGTGGAGGTTTCGGTAAAAGCCCGCAAGCAACTCGAAGATATTGTACCGGAGATTTTAAAAACCGTAGACCTGGTAAAAGAAATTTCGGCCTCTGCGCAGGAGCAGATATCAGGCGCTGAACAAATTAATTCAGCCATTCAACAACTTCATGGAATAACACAACAAAATGCCAGTTCGTCTGAAGAAATGTCTCAACGGGCCGACGAATTGCTCATTCAGGCAAGGCAGCTTAAACGAATCGTATCTTTCTTTAAAACAAAAGAAGAGCCGGTAAAAAAATCTGATATGAAAGCGAAAGGTAATTTAGCCTCGGTAAAAAATGCCGGGCAGCCTATTGAAGCCTCTAAGATTATTTCTGATAATAAAATAGAACTAGTGCCTGCTGCCAAAAATGCAGCTGTGGAGAAAGAACTCGAAATGTTTTAG
- a CDS encoding carbonic anhydrase: MNIEKIFENNKEWVAKKLEIDKNYFKRLSKGQNPEFLYIGCSDSRVTAEELMGVQPGEVFVYRNIANMVPNTDLSAMSVISYAVRYLKVKNIVVCGHYYCTGVKAAMHSADMGIINPWLRNVRDVYRIHRSELDQIEDEDTRYKRLIELNVQEQCINVIKTSDVQKAYKDRQLKVHGWVFDVHSGKLIDLKINFDKILAEIMEIYRII; the protein is encoded by the coding sequence ATGAACATCGAAAAAATATTTGAAAACAATAAAGAGTGGGTAGCAAAAAAGCTTGAAATTGATAAAAACTACTTTAAACGCTTATCGAAGGGCCAGAATCCGGAGTTTTTGTACATCGGGTGTTCAGACAGCCGCGTGACTGCAGAGGAGCTAATGGGTGTTCAGCCTGGTGAAGTTTTTGTTTACCGGAATATTGCCAACATGGTTCCGAATACCGATTTAAGTGCCATGTCGGTGATAAGTTATGCCGTGAGATACCTGAAAGTTAAAAACATTGTGGTGTGTGGTCATTATTATTGTACAGGGGTAAAAGCTGCCATGCATTCGGCCGATATGGGCATTATTAATCCCTGGCTGCGGAATGTGCGCGACGTGTATCGGATTCACCGGTCAGAATTAGATCAGATTGAAGACGAAGATACACGTTATAAAAGGCTTATAGAGCTCAATGTGCAGGAGCAATGCATCAATGTAATTAAGACTTCGGATGTGCAAAAGGCTTATAAAGATCGACAGCTAAAGGTGCACGGATGGGTGTTTGATGTGCACAGCGGCAAACTCATTGACCTTAAAATCAATTTCGATAAAATTCTGGCAGAAATTATGGAAATCTACCGGATTATTTAA
- the mdh gene encoding malate dehydrogenase yields the protein MKITVVGAGNVGATCADVLCQKDAASELVLLDIKEGLAEGKALDLWQSAPINRFNTRPIGVTNDYEATKNSDVVVITSGLPRKPGMSRDDLIEINAGIVKSVTESIIKYSPNTTIIVVSNPLDVMTYQAYLTAKIPKNKVIGMAGVLDTGRYRAFLAQELHVSPKDIQAVLMGGHGDTMVPLPRYTTVSGIPVTELITKEKLDAIIERTKFGGGELVKLMGTSAWYAPGSAAAHMAEAVANDQKRLMPCCVKLEGEYGLKDVFVGVPIVLGAGGVEQIIELDLTDEELKLLQQSASSVKEMMDVVDKMK from the coding sequence ATGAAAATAACAGTTGTTGGAGCAGGAAACGTAGGTGCCACTTGTGCGGATGTGCTATGCCAGAAAGATGCGGCCAGCGAGCTGGTTTTGCTGGACATAAAAGAAGGTTTAGCGGAAGGCAAAGCTCTTGATTTGTGGCAAAGTGCCCCGATTAACCGTTTCAACACCAGACCAATTGGAGTAACGAATGATTACGAAGCCACCAAAAATTCTGATGTGGTTGTGATAACTTCAGGCCTCCCACGTAAACCTGGCATGAGTCGCGATGATTTAATCGAAATTAATGCAGGTATTGTAAAATCAGTGACCGAAAGCATAATAAAATATTCGCCCAACACTACCATTATTGTGGTATCGAACCCACTTGATGTAATGACCTATCAGGCCTATTTAACTGCCAAAATACCCAAGAACAAGGTAATAGGTATGGCCGGGGTGCTCGATACTGGTCGTTATCGGGCTTTTCTGGCTCAAGAACTCCATGTGAGCCCAAAAGATATACAAGCTGTTTTAATGGGTGGACATGGCGATACCATGGTGCCCCTTCCCCGCTATACTACAGTGAGTGGTATTCCCGTAACAGAACTCATAACCAAAGAAAAGCTTGATGCCATTATCGAACGTACAAAATTCGGCGGAGGCGAACTGGTAAAGCTTATGGGCACCTCGGCCTGGTACGCACCAGGTTCGGCAGCGGCCCATATGGCAGAAGCAGTAGCAAACGATCAAAAGCGCCTGATGCCTTGTTGTGTAAAACTCGAAGGTGAATATGGACTTAAAGATGTATTTGTTGGCGTGCCTATAGTGCTGGGTGCTGGTGGAGTGGAACAAATCATTGAACTCGACCTTACCGATGAAGAATTGAAACTCCTGCAACAATCTGCCTCCAGTGTAAAAGAAATGATGGATGTTGTGGATAAAATGAAATAA